Proteins encoded within one genomic window of Bradyrhizobium sp. CB1717:
- a CDS encoding DUF882 domain-containing protein, with amino-acid sequence MGSFVLTGLARQLAVLSLSHAGVKVGSRIGLASVLLLAAAGSVHNAAALNETKTLSFHHTHSGEDLTVTFKRDGRYDEAALKQLNHFLRDWRTQDETVMDRHLFDILWEVYRDVDGKQPIQIISSYRSPATNAMLRRRSSGVARFSQHMLGHAMDFYIPGVPLEQIRFAGLRLQRGGVGFYPTSGSPFVHLDTGSIRHWPRMTHDQLARVFPDGKTVHLPTDGTPLKGYELARAEIERRGSGDDGASKPNFFAALFKSKSAPPAASSSDEDDEGAPAPAAKSSGPTVVAAAAKPADPVPTPRAKPQVAATLQLASADAQLVAPPKPKPAPVADKPAAKPAEAKPETPADIINARGFWDAPATPQQATPAQVAALKARQALASASDPQPTASVSSATLQALAYAPAASPVDRSNVVAASAPIPRSARPGTRGAAPATEINSVVGKSVDGMVATATRLSAAKNESIWLKIVMLSPSASRAMSVTLMGELDTAALRGYFVKPQTVIAMGFTEDPMPGLSCDSFSGSATAKLETTSFVMRTAALR; translated from the coding sequence GTGGGCTCATTCGTGCTGACTGGTCTTGCACGCCAACTTGCTGTGCTGTCGTTGTCCCATGCGGGAGTGAAGGTCGGATCTCGGATCGGCCTCGCTTCCGTATTGCTGCTGGCTGCCGCCGGCTCGGTCCATAACGCCGCCGCGCTGAACGAGACCAAGACCCTCTCCTTCCACCACACCCATTCCGGCGAAGACCTCACGGTCACCTTCAAGCGCGACGGGCGCTATGACGAAGCCGCGCTGAAGCAGCTCAACCATTTCCTGCGCGACTGGCGCACCCAGGACGAGACGGTCATGGACCGTCACCTCTTCGACATCCTCTGGGAAGTCTACCGCGACGTCGACGGCAAGCAGCCGATCCAGATCATCTCCTCCTACCGCTCCCCCGCCACCAACGCCATGCTCCGCCGCCGCTCCTCGGGCGTGGCGCGCTTCAGCCAGCACATGCTGGGCCATGCGATGGACTTCTACATCCCGGGCGTGCCGCTGGAGCAGATCCGCTTCGCCGGCCTGCGCCTGCAGCGCGGCGGCGTCGGTTTCTATCCGACCTCGGGCTCGCCCTTCGTGCATCTGGACACCGGCAGCATCCGGCACTGGCCGCGCATGACGCATGACCAGCTCGCCCGCGTCTTCCCGGACGGGAAGACGGTGCATCTGCCGACCGACGGCACGCCGCTGAAGGGTTATGAGCTCGCCAGGGCCGAGATCGAGCGTCGCGGCAGCGGCGATGACGGCGCCAGCAAGCCGAACTTCTTCGCCGCTCTGTTCAAGAGCAAGTCGGCGCCGCCCGCCGCCAGCAGCAGCGACGAGGATGACGAGGGCGCGCCGGCCCCGGCCGCGAAGTCGTCCGGGCCGACGGTGGTCGCCGCCGCAGCCAAGCCGGCCGACCCGGTCCCGACCCCGCGCGCCAAGCCGCAGGTCGCCGCCACCCTCCAGCTCGCCTCGGCCGATGCGCAGCTCGTTGCGCCGCCCAAGCCGAAGCCCGCGCCCGTGGCTGACAAGCCCGCCGCCAAACCTGCCGAGGCCAAGCCGGAGACCCCGGCCGACATCATCAATGCCCGCGGCTTCTGGGATGCCCCCGCCACGCCGCAGCAGGCCACGCCCGCCCAGGTCGCGGCGCTGAAGGCCCGCCAGGCGCTTGCCTCAGCGAGCGATCCGCAGCCAACCGCAAGCGTGTCTAGCGCAACTCTTCAGGCGCTGGCTTACGCGCCGGCCGCCTCCCCGGTCGACCGCAGCAACGTTGTCGCCGCCTCCGCGCCGATCCCGCGCTCCGCCCGTCCGGGCACGCGCGGCGCGGCACCCGCCACCGAGATCAACAGTGTGGTCGGCAAGAGCGTCGACGGCATGGTCGCGACCGCGACCCGCCTGTCCGCGGCCAAGAACGAGAGCATCTGGCTCAAGATCGTGATGCTGTCGCCGAGCGCCAGCCGCGCGATGTCGGTCACGCTGATGGGCGAGCTCGATACGGCGGCGCTGCGCGGCTATTTCGTCAAGCCGCAGACGGTGATCGCGATGGGCTTCACCGAGGACCCCATGCCGGGCCTGTCCTGCGACAGCTTCTCGGGCAGCGCGACCGCGAAGCTCGAGACGACGTCGTTCGTCATGCGCACGGCCGCGCTGCGCTGA
- a CDS encoding L,D-transpeptidase family protein: MRDCLNHRAGFDRVLMTVAATFLTVSAGSALAQDQARSSAAELAIEAAIPRPEPANVPPPTASDIKLDTTATVQDPAKETAKEPVKADAAPAPDKVETKPSDVAATPAPEAPKSETAKSEPAKTEPAKADTATAPPAPAAPATAAAPAAEPVKAASNVPAADQPVADKLKDIIGAKTSRHFDRKNERAAIEKFYGARDFAPVWTQGGSLTAAAKGVIARLKDAASDGLNPADYPAPDFAAATTPDALADAELKLTASMFDYARQAQSGRMHWSQVSGDILYPEHPVDPSEVLTKVTTATDASAALDSYNPPHKLYKELKAKLAELRGQGSGPVIEIADGPALKYTPAGKKQAEIVVDDPRVPQLRAKLGIAENASDSRYDAAVAEAVRKFQSGAEMKPTGILDDKTVKALNTPKRDKQIDTVLVNMERWRWLPRDLGVPALGDAYVILNIPDYTLKVMQRGQQVWTTRVVTGKPGQHATPLLTETMKYITVNPTWNVPPSIVYNEYLPALQQDPTVLQRMGLKLEQNRDGSVHISQPPGEANALGRIRFNFPNKFLVYQHDTPDKNLFAREDRAFSHGCMRVQNPDQYASVLLNIAMPNDKYTPERVRSMYGKSEIDLKFPTPIPVNITYQTAFVDDAGKLQIRKDVYGRDATMINILKNGRGKDLENVVAHSQPSYSRPATTLPSGVAVANNGGGFGSSGPNFFERLFGAPTPPPAPVGRRPQRVFTR; the protein is encoded by the coding sequence ATGCGTGACTGTTTGAACCACCGTGCAGGCTTTGACCGTGTCTTGATGACGGTCGCGGCAACCTTCCTCACGGTGTCGGCCGGCTCGGCGCTGGCGCAGGATCAGGCGCGCAGCAGCGCTGCCGAACTCGCGATCGAAGCCGCGATCCCGCGCCCCGAGCCCGCCAACGTTCCGCCCCCGACCGCTTCCGACATCAAGCTCGACACCACCGCCACGGTGCAGGATCCTGCCAAGGAAACTGCCAAAGAGCCCGTCAAGGCGGACGCCGCGCCCGCGCCCGACAAGGTCGAGACCAAGCCGTCCGACGTCGCCGCCACGCCCGCACCTGAGGCGCCGAAGAGCGAGACGGCCAAATCTGAGCCTGCCAAAACCGAGCCTGCCAAGGCTGACACTGCGACAGCACCGCCGGCTCCCGCAGCGCCTGCCACTGCGGCGGCTCCGGCCGCCGAGCCGGTCAAGGCTGCCAGCAACGTTCCCGCCGCCGACCAGCCGGTCGCCGACAAGCTCAAGGACATCATCGGCGCCAAGACCTCGCGCCATTTCGACCGCAAGAACGAGCGCGCGGCGATCGAGAAGTTTTATGGCGCCCGCGACTTCGCGCCGGTGTGGACACAAGGCGGCAGCCTGACTGCCGCTGCCAAGGGCGTGATCGCGCGGCTCAAAGATGCGGCCTCCGACGGTCTCAATCCCGCCGACTATCCGGCGCCGGATTTCGCCGCCGCCACGACGCCCGATGCGCTCGCCGACGCCGAGCTGAAGCTCACCGCCAGCATGTTCGACTATGCGCGCCAGGCCCAGAGCGGCCGCATGCACTGGTCGCAGGTCAGCGGCGACATCCTCTATCCCGAGCATCCGGTCGATCCGAGCGAGGTGCTCACCAAGGTCACGACCGCGACTGACGCGTCCGCCGCGCTCGACAGCTACAACCCGCCGCACAAGCTCTACAAGGAGCTGAAGGCCAAGCTCGCGGAGCTCCGCGGCCAGGGCAGCGGCCCGGTGATCGAGATCGCCGACGGTCCTGCGCTGAAGTACACCCCGGCCGGCAAGAAGCAGGCGGAGATCGTCGTGGACGATCCGCGCGTCCCGCAGCTGCGCGCCAAGCTCGGCATCGCCGAGAACGCCAGCGACAGCCGCTATGACGCTGCGGTCGCCGAAGCCGTGCGCAAATTCCAGAGCGGCGCCGAGATGAAGCCGACCGGCATCCTCGACGACAAGACCGTCAAGGCGCTCAACACCCCCAAGCGCGACAAGCAGATCGACACCGTGCTGGTGAACATGGAGCGCTGGCGTTGGCTGCCGCGCGACCTCGGCGTGCCCGCGCTGGGCGATGCCTATGTCATCCTCAACATTCCCGACTACACGCTGAAGGTGATGCAGCGCGGCCAGCAGGTCTGGACCACCCGCGTCGTCACCGGCAAGCCCGGCCAGCACGCCACCCCGTTGCTGACCGAGACGATGAAGTACATCACGGTCAACCCGACCTGGAACGTGCCGCCGTCGATCGTCTACAACGAGTATCTGCCGGCGCTTCAGCAGGACCCGACCGTGCTCCAGCGCATGGGCCTCAAGCTCGAGCAGAACCGCGACGGCTCGGTGCACATCTCGCAGCCGCCCGGTGAAGCCAACGCGCTCGGCCGCATCCGCTTCAACTTCCCGAACAAGTTCCTGGTCTATCAGCACGACACGCCGGACAAGAACCTGTTCGCCCGGGAAGACCGCGCCTTCAGCCATGGCTGCATGCGCGTCCAGAACCCGGATCAGTACGCCTCCGTGCTGCTCAACATCGCGATGCCGAACGACAAGTACACGCCCGAGCGCGTGCGCAGCATGTACGGCAAGAGCGAGATCGACCTGAAATTCCCCACCCCGATCCCGGTCAACATCACCTATCAGACCGCGTTCGTGGACGACGCCGGCAAGCTGCAAATCCGCAAGGACGTCTATGGCCGCGACGCGACCATGATCAACATCCTGAAGAACGGCCGCGGCAAGGATCTCGAGAACGTCGTCGCGCACTCGCAGCCGAGCTATTCGCGCCCGGCGACCACCCTGCCCTCGGGCGTTGCGGTGGCCAACAATGGCGGCGGCTTCGGCTCGTCCGGTCCGAACTTCTTCGAGCGGCTGTTCGGAGCCCCGACCCCGCCGCCGGCTCCGGTCGGCCGCCGGCCGCAGCGGGTGTTCACCCGCTGA
- a CDS encoding sigma-54 dependent transcriptional regulator — protein MAACILIADDDAVARRLVENMVQKCGYETIVVESGDAAIAALTAPDAPAIDGVILDLVMPGLDGMGVLAKIREAGLSVPVIVQTAHGGIDNVISAMRAGAADFVVKPVGMERLQVSLRNALNTSALKGELQRIRHSREGRLTFSDIITRAEAMAPVMRAAQKAANSSIPVLIEGESGVGKEMFARAIHGSGERKAKPFVAVNCGAIPDNLVESILFGHEKGAFTGATERHTGKFVEAHGGTLFLDEVSELPLTAQVKLLRALQEGAVEAVGGRKPVKVDVRIVSATNRKLLERVKQGHFREDLFYRLHVLPLTIPSLRARREDVPHLLRHFLARFAAEESRPITGISGEAVAHLAQLDWPGNIRQLENAVYRAVVMSDGDQLGLADFPLLTAQPHGATDIPTAPLILEPIAAPSVVSGSDIPIAPLPLAGNLSMLTPTGDVRPLEDMENEIIRFAISHYRGQMSEVARRLKIGRSTLYRKLDEAGVPGHGGKSGEETH, from the coding sequence ATGGCTGCCTGTATTTTGATCGCCGACGACGACGCTGTAGCCCGCCGGCTGGTCGAGAACATGGTGCAGAAATGCGGCTATGAAACGATTGTCGTGGAGTCTGGCGATGCCGCAATCGCCGCCCTCACCGCCCCCGACGCACCCGCCATCGACGGCGTCATCCTCGATCTCGTGATGCCCGGCCTCGACGGCATGGGCGTGCTGGCGAAGATCCGCGAAGCGGGCCTCTCCGTACCCGTCATCGTACAGACCGCCCATGGCGGCATCGACAATGTGATCTCGGCGATGCGCGCAGGCGCCGCCGATTTCGTGGTCAAGCCGGTCGGCATGGAGCGGCTTCAAGTCAGCTTGCGCAACGCGCTCAACACCTCCGCGCTCAAAGGCGAATTGCAGCGCATCCGTCACAGCCGCGAAGGACGGCTGACCTTCTCCGACATCATCACCCGCGCCGAGGCGATGGCACCGGTCATGCGCGCGGCGCAGAAGGCGGCGAATTCCTCGATCCCCGTGCTGATCGAAGGCGAGTCCGGCGTCGGCAAGGAGATGTTCGCGCGCGCCATCCATGGCAGCGGCGAGCGCAAGGCGAAGCCCTTCGTCGCGGTCAATTGCGGCGCAATCCCCGACAATCTCGTCGAGTCCATCCTGTTCGGCCACGAGAAGGGCGCCTTCACCGGCGCCACCGAACGCCACACCGGCAAGTTCGTCGAGGCCCATGGCGGCACGCTGTTCCTGGACGAGGTCAGCGAGCTGCCGCTGACCGCTCAGGTCAAGCTGCTGCGCGCACTCCAGGAAGGCGCGGTCGAGGCGGTCGGCGGCCGCAAGCCCGTCAAGGTCGACGTCCGCATCGTCTCGGCGACCAACCGCAAGCTGCTGGAGCGGGTGAAGCAGGGCCACTTCCGCGAAGACCTGTTCTATCGCCTGCACGTGCTGCCGCTGACGATCCCCTCGCTCCGCGCCCGGCGCGAGGACGTCCCGCATCTGCTGCGGCATTTCCTCGCGCGCTTTGCCGCCGAGGAGAGCCGCCCCATCACCGGCATCAGCGGCGAGGCCGTGGCGCATCTCGCCCAGCTCGACTGGCCCGGCAACATCCGCCAGCTCGAGAACGCAGTCTACCGCGCCGTGGTGATGAGCGACGGCGACCAGCTTGGCCTCGCGGACTTCCCCCTGCTCACCGCCCAGCCGCATGGCGCAACGGACATCCCGACCGCTCCGCTGATACTGGAGCCGATCGCCGCGCCTTCGGTGGTGTCGGGTAGCGACATACCAATCGCGCCGCTTCCCCTGGCGGGAAACCTGTCGATGCTGACGCCGACCGGCGACGTCCGCCCGCTCGAGGACATGGAGAACGAGATCATCCGTTTCGCCATCTCGCACTATCGCGGACAGATGTCGGAAGTCGCCCGCCGCCTCAAAATCGGCCGGTCCACCCTCTACCGGAAACTCGACGAAGCCGGGGTTCCCGGCCATGGCGGGAAAAGCGGTGAGGAGACGCACTGA
- a CDS encoding DUF1801 domain-containing protein has product MTEPILPREVSRAFDAFPAPMRKRLLQVRDLIFATAAEHEEVGRLSETLKWGEPAYLTEETGSGSTIRLGRLKDSDHAAVLFNCKTTLVDTFRERFPDQFEYRQTRALLLPVAGKLPKRELAVCLSLALTYHLDRRGGKAKIEAVNL; this is encoded by the coding sequence GTGACCGAGCCGATATTGCCGCGCGAGGTGAGCCGGGCCTTCGACGCCTTTCCGGCGCCGATGCGCAAGCGGCTCCTTCAGGTGCGCGATCTGATCTTTGCGACCGCCGCAGAGCATGAGGAGGTCGGCCGGCTCAGCGAAACCCTGAAATGGGGCGAGCCCGCCTATCTGACCGAAGAGACGGGCAGCGGCTCAACGATCAGGCTCGGCCGCCTGAAGGATTCCGATCACGCCGCCGTTCTGTTCAACTGCAAGACGACGCTGGTCGACACCTTTCGCGAGCGCTTTCCAGATCAGTTCGAGTATCGGCAGACGAGGGCTTTGCTGTTGCCGGTGGCGGGCAAATTGCCAAAGCGGGAGCTCGCCGTCTGCTTGTCGCTGGCGCTGACCTATCATCTGGATCGGCGGGGCGGGAAAGCGAAAATAGAAGCTGTGAACCTGTAG
- a CDS encoding adenylate/guanylate cyclase domain-containing protein, producing the protein MDVPGPERRLAAVLAADMVGFSRLMEVDEGGTLARLKTHRIELIDPAIAKNHGRIIKTTGDGLLVEFHSVVDAVLCAAEIQSRMGRRNADVPPPRWIQFRIGINLGDVIVDQNDIFGDGVNVAARLEALAEPGGICISSAVRDQLGQRLDGVAFEDIGEQNVKNIARAIRVYRIRLEDGSASAPAGTTAAAKVTGKSKKPSIAVLPFANMSGDPEQEFFADGLTEDIITELSRFHDLLVISRNSTFVYKGKSVKVQDVGREFGVDYVIEGSVRKAGDRVRVTVQLIDAETDRHIWAERYDGELKDIFAIQDEMTRAIAATLPGRVEAATHDRANRKPTDNMAAYECVLAAKVLHHRSNREDNARAQLLLDRALELDANYAHAHAWKACVLGQTWVYSWCADRDATFEQVASELETALGLDDNDSDVHRILAALNLNRDDHDKATYHQERALALNPNYDLVVVQQGELLTWLGRPEEGIDWIKKAMRLNPYHPERFWSHLGRAYYCAEKYAEAAEAFSRISRPDHTHHAFLAGIFAQMGNAVAAGAHAAEVLKREPAFSVANHLATQHYKREVDRQRYEAGLLRAGLPT; encoded by the coding sequence ATGGATGTGCCTGGACCAGAGCGCAGGCTCGCCGCGGTCCTCGCGGCTGACATGGTCGGCTTTAGTCGGCTCATGGAGGTCGACGAGGGTGGCACGCTCGCGCGCCTCAAGACCCACCGGATCGAGCTCATCGATCCGGCGATTGCCAAAAATCACGGCCGCATCATCAAGACGACGGGCGACGGCCTGCTCGTCGAATTCCATAGCGTCGTCGACGCCGTGTTGTGCGCTGCTGAAATTCAGAGCCGGATGGGGCGTCGCAACGCCGATGTCCCGCCGCCGCGATGGATACAATTCCGCATCGGTATCAATCTGGGCGACGTGATCGTCGATCAGAACGACATTTTCGGCGACGGTGTCAACGTCGCGGCACGGTTGGAGGCACTGGCCGAGCCTGGAGGCATTTGCATCTCCAGCGCAGTGCGTGACCAGCTGGGCCAGCGCCTCGATGGTGTCGCATTCGAGGACATCGGCGAGCAGAACGTCAAGAACATCGCGCGCGCCATCCGCGTCTACCGGATTCGATTGGAGGATGGGTCGGCAAGCGCGCCAGCCGGCACGACGGCCGCTGCAAAGGTGACCGGCAAGTCGAAGAAACCGTCAATCGCCGTGCTGCCCTTCGCCAACATGAGCGGCGATCCGGAGCAGGAGTTCTTTGCAGACGGTTTGACCGAGGACATCATCACCGAGCTTTCACGCTTCCACGACCTGCTGGTGATCTCGCGCAACTCGACCTTCGTGTACAAGGGAAAGTCGGTTAAGGTACAGGACGTCGGCCGCGAATTCGGTGTCGACTACGTCATCGAGGGAAGCGTGCGAAAGGCCGGGGATCGCGTCCGCGTCACCGTGCAGCTGATCGATGCGGAGACGGATCGGCATATCTGGGCCGAGCGCTATGACGGCGAGCTCAAGGACATCTTCGCCATCCAGGACGAGATGACCCGGGCGATCGCCGCCACGTTGCCCGGCCGTGTCGAGGCGGCGACGCACGATCGCGCGAACCGCAAGCCGACGGACAACATGGCGGCCTATGAATGCGTGCTGGCCGCGAAGGTCTTGCACCATCGCTCCAATCGCGAAGACAATGCGCGGGCGCAGCTTCTGCTCGACCGGGCGCTCGAGCTCGACGCGAACTATGCTCACGCGCATGCGTGGAAGGCGTGCGTCCTGGGCCAGACCTGGGTCTATAGCTGGTGCGCGGATCGCGACGCTACCTTTGAGCAGGTGGCTTCAGAGCTGGAAACCGCGCTGGGCCTCGATGACAATGACAGCGACGTCCATCGCATCCTCGCGGCACTCAATCTGAACCGCGACGATCATGATAAGGCCACTTACCATCAGGAACGCGCGCTCGCGCTCAACCCGAATTATGACCTCGTGGTGGTGCAGCAGGGCGAACTGCTGACCTGGCTGGGGAGGCCGGAGGAGGGCATCGACTGGATCAAGAAGGCGATGCGGCTCAACCCGTATCATCCGGAACGCTTCTGGAGCCATCTCGGGCGTGCCTATTACTGTGCCGAGAAATACGCCGAAGCCGCCGAAGCGTTCTCGCGGATCTCACGCCCCGATCACACCCATCATGCGTTCCTCGCCGGGATATTCGCGCAGATGGGCAATGCAGTGGCTGCCGGCGCGCACGCGGCCGAAGTTCTCAAGCGTGAGCCGGCATTTTCCGTCGCCAATCATCTTGCGACCCAGCATTACAAGCGGGAGGTCGATCGTCAGCGCTATGAGGCTGGCCTTCTCCGGGCGGGCCTGCCGACTTGA